The Phycodurus eques isolate BA_2022a chromosome 8, UOR_Pequ_1.1, whole genome shotgun sequence nucleotide sequence CATTTctcacttaaaaaaagaagaggaaatgtaatgtgtctactgcaaagcagaactgaTGTAACACAACAGCACGTGTACGAACGCCAACACAAGATATCGATGTTAGCTAATTTTATGtagcctaccaccgctagttGGAATGTATTGTAATTCCGCCACATATGGTCTAGGATAGACACAGTCACCGGTGCCAtgttaaatgctttttttaaccaaacagtAAGAAAAGAAACACATAATAAGCACATTTGTACACAAGTGGCGACGACCGAAACTATCACCCAGGCATTTAAGGCGCAGACTCAATAACGGTTAGCTCGGTAATAAATAGCCAGCCGCTAACCTGAGCGCATTAACGGTCAACTATACATTCTTATTCGCTGACTCCCACGACACTCACaaggccaggccccgccttgtAAAGCCACACACGCTATTATAGTGTGGAATGTACTGATGGCggcctcaagtggacaaaaataatacatgcacctcacatgcacaatTTGTTGGTtgttaatgcaaaataatttttttatccaattcCTTAATTCATTGATAGGATAGTCTTTAGCGAAATCAATTCCCCAAAAGTTCGATAGCTGAAGCGTAAAAGCAAAGGCCGATCTACTGATACGCAAAGAGACTACTATAACCACTTAACGtctaatattatatataatataatataaaccaTGCAAGAATATCCTACTTCTCTGGATTCTGCGTCAAAGGCACATAGCAATTTTATAGGCTCTCTGTGTGCATTAGACTGCTGTAACGTCCAATCGAGCGAGTTCATAAGGGCAGGCTTGAATTTTTGCGTTCGGACAGTCCGCTGTGTTTGTCTTGGGTTTTCCGAGGCCTTTGGACTCTGCAAGAGCAGATAAAAGTCAGCCAAGATTGTAGATGCTCAGCACACAACAACGTTGTCTGTAAACGGCTCCGGACCTCGAAGATCAACACCATGGGGAGAACGTCATGAACTGGTCCTGGTACGCTGCTTTTATACTAGACGCTCATTGTGGACTTGAAGGCGGTCCAATTGGACCTTTTATTACAGACAAGCGTCTCGTGCTGGTGAATTATTAGCCGAGCAGCTCGCGTGTTTGCATACCGGTGGTCCACCGAGCCTTCAAAACTCTTTGAATTCCCTTTAAATCCGGCCTTGGAAGGTCTTAATGccacaaaatcattttttttgcattcgacacatttttaattagcctttagcattttagcatgatgtatttatttgtactatGATGGTGCTGCTGCTCATTGCACACAATTGTATATCGTTACAGTAACATAAATTAGTAATATTAACTGGATGCATTTGTGTTGAGCGAATGCAATCGTTGAACCTGCtaacaaagaaaatgtgattaCGTCCATTAATTGAGTGTAGCTATACGGATAAAGACAAAGAcgataattaaatatttaaaatgtcctacctgtatattttgtattaagccactatttcaattaaaataaaatttcattaaaatataatacattataTTGAACttatttcattgatttaaatttCTTTCATGgcctttttaattatttcaaggCATTTAAGTCAtcaaattgtattatatttaataGTTTTTGGGGGGATTATTGGATCATATTTCAGggcattttttgttatttaatgatTTACTTGCTTACTGATTACTATTGCCTTTTTGTCTGGTTACCCGTCAAAAGATGTGATATTGGGATCAATGATCTGATTGGTTAAACTAAAATGTATGATAAATTAGATTTAGGCAGTTTGCATTAAGAAATGCCGCAACCTACCTAACTGTAAAACTGTCAtgctttttaaatatgtaatagACAACAATCGCAGAACATCTTAACATCTGTCCGTAGTGGTCATATTTAGTGAATGACAGGTGTTACATGTGGCTTTCTTAAATTATGCTGACGTACGGTACACACGGTCACGCTTGTGATTGTGTGTGAGCTTGATTCTGGGCGTTCCTTTTGTTCAACTTGTCGCCTGAGCCGAGTGGGAATCTCTCTGGCTCTTTGCGGCCGTGAGTTCCGCCCGCGCGACCCAGATGCGGCTGAAACTCGAGCCAGCTGCGTGACGTCAACGCTGCCGCTGCTGTTTTCCAAGATCGGGTGCCCGGGTGCTTGCGCGTCCTTTTGAAGACACGTAATGGAGAGGGAACAGGAACCTTTATTTACGGTACATGCTGAGTttcaattaacattttaacaaaggTTAAAATACcactggaaataaaaaatagaccATGATTATAtcaaaacatttacaatataaatttttcaaacatttaaaaaaaaatcactgatataattcattttattttagagtaataaaatttttaatgtaattcaaGGTAAAATATTGTTCATGTGGCTGACGTGTTAACAACATgagaaacatatatatatatatatatatatatatatatatatatatatacattaaaagCATATAGCCTAAGCATAAAAACGGGTTTCAACCTAAAATgcatctgttgttgttttgaatatcCGCAtattgtgttttgcattgtattGTGTATATCATATAAACCCGTGTGGACCGTCAATGGCACTACTTGATTGTATTGCAGGCTCCTGGAGACGGACAGCAAATCCCTGCGCTCCAACGGCTCGCGGCGGAACAGCGGCTCCTCGCTGGTGTCGAGCTCCTCGGCCTCGTCCAATCTCTCGCACCTGGAGGAGGACTCGTGGATCCTGTGGGGGCGCATCGTCAACGAGTGGGAGGATGTGcgaaagaagaaggagaagcagctcaaGGTAAGATTTGGTCCCATGCTTTCGTGAGCCGTCACGGTGGAAGACATGATGGCTTTCTTTCCAGATGCGAGCCTTCGCTTCTTCGATCTGTTCATTTTTTGCGTTGTTgcaagcgagcttcagatactcTGCCATTAAagtggagaggaaaaaaaatcgagCAATTAAGGTTGGCACTACGCCACTTAAAGTCACACATCCAAGATACCGATGCTCTACAATCCAGCgatattttactttttccaaaagaagtaacacaaaaaataataataattcagcaGGACTGTACCCCCACGTATTCACGGGTCGacattcacacattttcagattgtttttggaacgtttCCTTCCATTCCCCTCGCcacagcaataaaagtattactttggcgctatcttgtggcatcttgttgccaaggaactatgttgaactgtgttgaggagcttcattcagaCAAAAGCAGTGCTTTGCTCCCATCTTGTGGCGATTCTTAACCTTTTTGGGAGGCACGGCAATTATTGATTTTCGGGTGCAGGCTCATTAATTATTTTCAGCTTTCTTTTAGTTTATGATTTTAATTGCGTTATCATTTTACTGTTTTGCTCTTTCGTTTCGTGCTTTTAtgttagaattttatttttttatgtaatcaattttttttttgcctctctAAAGCACTGTGGGTTTGCCTTGTGTTTGAATGGTGCTATAAAAATAATCTCGCCTCTCCTTTCCTCGGATCTCCTGAGGGAAGCGTCCAACTACGGTGTTTACTCGAAACTATTTCCCGTTGCTATGTTTGTATGCGGGGCCCCCACCGTGTGTCCTTCGATGTGTTATTTTAGCTAAAGCTAATTTTAGTGCACATTTCCAGCTTCAAACCTCTCGTGTGGCTCGAGGAAGTGATAGGCTGATGTTGATACCTGACACTCGCTGTGACTGCCAACCGATGAAAGTATACTGAAAAGTGGGACTCTATgggtcagactttttttttttttttttaccatagaAACATTCCAGTTGTATGTGctgatctggaaaaaaaaaattaccatgcTATTATTGGGTCAAATTCGTCttcgttttttatttatttatttatttattttttttgccagctaCACATCACCACCCCATTTGGTACAACTTTAGTACTGCACCTGTACGACTAAAATTACACATCTTGAACTTTGAAGTTTTGAAGTAGAGGTCCGACTCGCCCGCTACGTCCCCCATttgctgttcacattgacaGTAAACAAATCCGAATTGaattgttactccttgtactattctaaAATAACAGTCCAACATATGGGAACATGGCCCAGCTGTACAAGTGGCGCCACCTGCCGCTGACCTGCGGGAGctacacattttcaacatgCTGTAACAAGGCGACGATTGTGCCTGTAAAATGCACATGTGTGTCTCGAGAGCAACAATCTTGTCTGAACTCGCACAAGTCCTGCTCAAAGTCAACCTCTGGCCGAGATGCACCCTGGGCTGACCAGATgtacgcacgcaaacacacacacacacacacacacgtgcacacatcgTAGCAGGAAAGAGCAGGGTGCCCCGTCAGCACAGGAAGTTTCTTAATCACATCGTGTCAGCAATAATGCATGGAAACAAACCCACACACGATATAATAACATTATTGCGGACCGTTATGTTAGTTCTTTATCACGTAACAAAATTGGAGGGCTGCTGTGTCGCACCATAACGGCGGCCTCTGCTTTGCCTGGTTCTGTTGCATAATACAGTCAAAATTGGTTTGAAATTGGCAACAAAAAGCACAACATATAACAATACAAATCTGCACATGGACCTGGGTGAtcgttattgttatttttaagagCTTTCTGTCATCAAccacagtgaaaataaaaaaaataacaatcgtACTGTATGAAATCTTGACAATTGTGTGGTTAAATGAAGATTTTGATATATGCAGCTATCCTTAATCCTGTTCCAAGCTGTCTGTGGCATGcataaaaaattacattacacTTCACACGCtgtttcttgtcttgctgaaagtAGTCTGTTTTCATATGGCAACCCTGTCTCATGCCAGTGAACAGCTTTTAAACCACGCCCCATACCTGTATACTGCTGGCCAATGCCGGGCCCAGCTATCATTCGCATGACGACCGGGGCCGGAGCTAGGGGGTTGTGACTAAGCCAGCAGCTTCTACGTGCAGAagcgttggggggggggaaaagggagcatccgttaaaaaaaaaaaaacaacaacaaaaatcatcacTCGGGCAGCACTTGTCACTGAAGTGTACGGATtgtaaacacaataaaaaaaacattttcacgaAAGGAGACAGCACTTCATTCACTTGTGTGCCGATCCATGCATGTGGTCCATGCATTGGACATATCGCCAAACAATATCCACCACCAACGTAACGAGTAATCAAGTATATTCCGCTTTTCACACAATTACACGTATAcagttagctaatgctaatctgtgcgtTAAACAAAACTATGCAGCTcagcttaccttttggctttgacacaaATGTGTTTCATACAGTGTAAGACGGTCTTGGCTTGAAAGTGTTACACACTTGAACGACACCAACTATACTAAGGAATTTCCCTTTCAGGATCTGGTCCGAAAAGGGATTCCGCACCACTTCCGGGCCATCGTGTGGCAGCTGCTGTGCAACGCCCAGAACATGGCCATCAAGGACCAGTACTCGGACCTGCTGAAGATGACGTCGCCCTGCGAGAAGCTGATTCGCCGCGACATCGCCCGCACTTACCCCGAGCACGACTTCTTCAAGGAGAAGGACAGCCTGGGCCAGGAGGTTCTCTTCAATGTCATGAAGGTAACCGACGACGAGCCCCTTTCACGCAGAGTTTACGCAAAATTGCAGCAGTTATTCGTCTGTGCCCGCTTCCCTGAATTTTGTGTGAAAGGCACACGCTGATAAATGCCAGATCTAATTTTAGGGCTCAAATACAGTAATTTAGCGGGGTCTCAGTTGCCTGGTATAAATGAATTTCTGGCCCAACTTGTTTGCTCTTCCTCAGGCGTACTCCCTGGTGGACCGTGAGGTGGGTTATTGTCAAGGCAGCGCCTTCATCGTCGGGCTGCTGCTCATGCAGGTAATCGCCGCGTTCTCACGTCTTCGCACAGTCTTGGCTAGCAAAGCCGAAATCCTCACGGGGAGTTTTGCCCCTCCAGATGCCGGAGGAGGAGGCCTTCTGTGTCTTTGTCAAGCTGATGCAGGACTACAGGCTCCGGGAGCTCTTCAAGCCCAGCATGGCAGAGCTGGGCCTCTGCATGTACCAGTTCGAGAGCATGATCCAGGTAGGAGACTCTATCAAGGCGCTACTACCAGGGgttttcctggctcaaattgaggCAAAGGCAATACCGTTCTGATCATTCGCACACCCAAAACCGGAAAATTATCTCTTCCGACACATTTGCAGTAGAAAACAAAATCCGTCATTTGCGACTCATCATCTTCCGCCTCCAAATTGTATATGCAGGAAAGTCCCCGACTACAAAACTACTAAACAAGGTGACTGGACTATCTTCTCCTTCCAGGAGGATCTCCCCGAGCTCCACGTGCACTTCCAGGCACAGAGCTTCCACACCTCCATGTACGCCTCCTCCTGGTTCCTCACCATCTTCCTCACCTCCTTCCCGCTGCCCGTTGCCACCCGCATCTTCGACATCTTCATGTGCGAGGTGGGTACTTGCCAGAGACAAGATTAAagtagacaaaaaaacattctgttgTTGGTTGTTCATTAATGCCACCTCCTGGAGAATCTGTGCAGAGTCCCCCTGCTCTaaaggggttctcaaactttagCTTTCTAAGGACCCCTTCATAATCCTAAAACTAATTAAACGTGTACCCATAAATGCTATAGGAATTTaaaagttgcctatttttgCGAAAAAAGGTAGTAACATTACGATATcaagtgaaaattgtttttagagaaaaaaagttgtaattttacaagaataaagtatttgtttcttctttgcaagaacaaaaatgtaatttgtcaGGATTTGAACATCACAATCCAgaggaaaataaagttgtatgtttttccaagataaagtcataatatagattttaacaagggaagaaagtcatttatttaatgagtgagtttcaaaaataaaatttgactcTTGCAATATTATGCCTTTTACTCTGGAAAAGATGcctttattttctgaaaaagagGACTCTATTCTCAGGAAAAAATGGCTTTGTTCTTGAAAGAAAtaggactttattcctgtatCAATAcgcttttcattaaaaaaaccaaaCGACAACCTGACTTTATTCATGCGAGGATGTCAGATTCATGTGATGATTCGTCACGATCATATCAGAGCTTGATATTGGTCATGGTATAAGCTAAAGTAGTGAGGAGGAATTGTttcattatatttgttttattggcacACAGGACCGTTATATGTAGGTGTAGTCTTTTTGAAATGATAAGTCCTATTTTAGTGCAACTTATTTCACGTCTCGCGGGCTTAATGTACAGCCGAGTGGTGTTGTACAGTAGTGGTGTTGTCCGCTATCAGGGTCTGGAGATCGTGTTCCGAGTGGGCCTGGCCATCCTGCAGATGAACCAGGCGGAACTCATCCAGCTGGACATGGAGGGAATGTTACAGGTACGACTGCTCGCTCCTACGTCGTGAATAGTAGTTTGTCTGCGGGCGTGACTTTGAACTCATCGGGCTTCTGCTCTGCACCCCAACCGGCGACCGCAGCACTTTCAGAAGGTCGTCCCACGCCAGCTGGACAGTGGCCCCGACAAGGTCATCCAGGCGGCTTATCAGTTCAAGTACAACGCCAAGAAGATGAAAAAGTAAGCAAACGCCCGGCTTGTACgtggagaaaaacattttagacCCAAACTGCGTCCTAAATCCCAAGTCAAGTTTGCTCAGTCAGGACTGCCGCACACCAAGCGACGTGGCCGAACCTGACTGAACTGTCGCGCAGTTTGCGGGCTTCTGCGACTAGTTTTCGACGACCGCTGGCCACTAGCTTTGCTGCAATTACATTTTCTCGCAGATTTAACAGCCAGTCAAAAATGCACATGAGCTTTTACCCCAAAAGATGTCTGCGGGTGCAAAGCGTAAGCGAGACGCAGCTGACCGCTGCCAAGCCATGCCATTAcactaaatacagtatgtaaatatTGTTATACAATATTACTTAACTTTATAATTTCTCAATTTTTGGTACCTGTGGCGAGAAAGTAAAACACGGAGATTCTCTGTTGTCgaaatgatcatttattttGTCCTTTCTGCCAATGCAAAAATCATGTCGAAACCttacactactactactacaacattAGTTTATGTAGGACTATTCTGCATTTGCAAAATTGGcccaaaaagttattaaaatcgAAAATAATATGAACTTTCTATTCATAGCACTACAGAAAATTAAGTTTGCAGCAAATTGCATAAATGGGAGTTGTCTACTCCACTTTGTGCTCTGTGTTTCGGCCAGCTTTGGGGTGGAAGATGCAcccaaaaatgctgaaaaatcaGTGACTCTTTGCGTGATCACTCAGATGAgggtttttattatttatttatttatttagataaATATATAGTACATGTTTATAAAAACAACGTAATTGAGTCGTGTATCTGAACCTACACTGATGGGCTGATTTTAgcgtgttgaataatttaaaggCGTAACATTCAGAGTGGCTGTTGCAtcctttgattttcttttctgtgtGCGACACTTGGAAGTAAACGTTTGGACACCCATAATTGGAGTTAGAATTTGTATTGCTTTCTGTGTCGCCACCATGTGGTCAAGTGGGGAAACTCCATCCTGCTGCCTCTTCACCTTGTCTTTTACTCTCGTCAGGTTGGAGAAGGAATACACCACCATCAAGACCAAAGAGATGGAGGAGCAGGTGGAGATCAAAGTAAGCCTAGCCAACCAAGTTTTgccttttaaaaagttttttattGCATCTTTTTTGGTACATTCCAGAACTTATTACTTTTCTTTCTCTCAGAGGCTGCGCACGGAGAACCGCCTACTGAAGCAGAGGATCGACACGCTGGAGAAGGTGAGTGTCGCTCACATCTTCGTGGTGTTGTGGCGGCGTCCTCGTACCGCACTAACTGGCTGTTTTGGGTGTCACCGGGCCGGTCGGTTGCCACGGTGACGCCGCTAACCGAGGCCGAGCCGAGCGTGCTTGTCGTTCGTGCATGTCGGGTTTGCGCTGGGTCCGCACATAGCATGACGCGGGTGGTCGGATTCTAACTGAGTCCAGACGTTGTTCTTCATCACAGAATCTCTGTCACTAACTCATCCAACGTGGAAACTCGTTTTTGCGCCCCCCTCCTCAtacaccctctctctctctctctcttgctctctctccttctctctctctctctctctctctctctctctctctctctctctctctctctcctgacAGCTTCctgtcattgtttgaattttttttccacctgcaTCTCTCACATCTTGCATGTAATGTTCTTTTTTGCACCCCCATATGTAAACATTTagtccagtgtttcccaacctttattgaactAAGGCACataatttacaaacaaaaatatcaaaaaagtGTACGATGAAGCCCCCGTACATTCTCGGTTGAGCATTTGCGTCTGTTCTGGAATTTTGGAGGGGGGAATTATCCTCCATTGTTGGCTGAAAAAGTCACCTTTgctatttttgtgctcaggctaaATCAACTTCCAATATAAAAATTACATTGGTGCCATCTTATCTTGTGGTGTCTTGGAGTCAAGaaactatgttaaagtgaggAGAGGTGCTTCGTTTTAGTCAAGCCATTGCCTTGTCAAATACAAAACGTGCTTTGCTGCCGTCTTCTGGCATCATTAGGCAATTGCAAGCTTTTTGGGCGGGCGTCAAATAACGTTATTCGCAACAGGGCTTTCTTAACATTCCAGGCACACTCATTATGTATAGCGATCGTATACGTTTTTATTTACTAAAATTGCAAAACTAGAATGAATAGAAAATAATGtacatgtataataataataataatgggatgaaaagaaacattttaaggtCAGTATGGGTACTCATGATTAATTTTTACTGCATTTTTATCTATATTGTTTTTAGTATTTATATTAACATCACAAGatgtaaaaacccatttaaaaagTATCTCTATTAGCGATGCGAATCGAAAATCAGTTCTCTgtaattcaattgaatacattttttgtttgcctGATGATTCcgcttatttatttttcaatacaaaaagttgggggtgggggagtaAGTCGACGACTGCCATTCGTGTTATTTCATTCCCTCACCCAATAAGAATCGATGAGGAATCGGATCTGCGAGCAGTGTCGATAATGGAATCAAAATCGCTCATTTTGTATCAATTATGAGCCACAGATTAAAACAGATACATTCGACAAAACAcaaatctgcaatataacagGGCGGCGGTAGTTGGAGCGGAATATAGCGGGGGAACCCTgtctactgaaataatgatgtacttggtgtgaaatctgggcctgtttagttgaacacaaagcgaTAATTCTGTTGAACGAACGGTAAGAGAttgatacacaggttaattgtaccttctgccatcaagtggaagagcatttaattgttctacctgtcctatacgtcgctggcatacatatataaacaaagatagagtatttgtaataaatatataatcatTTCCAGACCATGtaagtgaaattggacaatTTCCCGCAGCACACCTGACGATCGCTCACACGAACACAAATATGCCCtgacactggttgggaatcactgacttAGGAGGTAGAAATGAacattgcatttctttttttcgtaAAAATCATTGCAtatcttgtgtgtgtgctttaaaCTCTCCTCGGGATTGTCTCTCTGCTCTCTCTTTTGTGGATTTTGTGGTTTTTGTAGGAAAGTGCTTCCTTGGCAGATAGATTGATCCAGGTAttattttcccttcttttttccTCTCGCTGCAACTTCCCCCACTCCTGTCTGCCTCTTTTGCGCCGCATGCCAATGATTATTAGTAAGTCCTAAAGGGCTATTGATGCAATTATTGGGGGGAAATGATACTACATTTCTTAATTTACCAGGTAATTATCGCCGTTAACAGTATTGAATAAGTGCATGAGGTACTCACAAATGACAGACTCCAGTTAAACGGTGAAATATTGTTCACCTGAACGAGCGAGCACATTCCAAGCCTTTAGGGGGCAGCGCAGTCAATAAAGaggctgattattatttttttaacagtgatTCAGCAGACTTATTTATCTGACGATGATGTCATGTAATTATCTCAGCGCGGAATCCTAATTTGCATCGTGTGAATGGCACAGGCAGGAACACTTTGTCACCTGTTGCCCTCACGACTTAGAAGTATAATTTATGTCTGTAATGCGTGTTGTAATTTAAACATAACTAACCAATTTTTTTGATCATATAATGTAAAAGTTAGGGGTGGCACGCTCGggtgactggttggcacatctgcctcacagttcggaggacctgggttcaaatccggccttgcctgtgtggcgtttgcatgttctcctgcgtgggttttctcccacatcccaaaaacatgcatgggaggttaattgaaaactctaaattgcccgtaggtgtgcattgagtctgcgattggctggtgaccagttcagggtgtaccccacctctcgcccagagtctctttattcattttttggAATGGTAAATGAATTAGCCAATAATTTAATAGGGCATTTTAAACTGTTAAATGTATatgaaacaatgttttgttttacaatttttattttgctagttaacaataaataaatgaacaaatgtaatacatttttaagatgtgttgaatgtatgtgtgtttttttatttttttaatttaaaatacataaagTAACAAATTATGTaatgatacatttttattaaccaattttagggggtAATGCTAAATGAatgtaacaaatattacaggattaTTGATCATATAAATGCTTGATGGGCCGTGTTTAAGAACGGAGCGGACCATCTGCGGCCCTCCGGCCACACTTCGCCCACCTCGATTTGCACCTTCTCCTAAATGAATCCCGAAATGTTCCTTCCAACACAAAGAAGTGGAAGGTCACGTCAATGAACGTGTATGGCCTCTTTTGTGCTACTGTAGCGCCTCTGGAGGATCAAAGTGGTATAACAAGCCCAGTGTGTGCTTGCTTGttcatatgtaaaaaaaatatatataattttcttaGTCCCCTTTAAAGCCACCATGTCCTTTTAGACAACCccattctttttcttcctcttccgCCGTCTTTCACTTGCTGTCGTGCTCACCTTGCCCCTCCCCACCTCCCTCCACCGTTCCCCGCTCTCGGTCGTTTGCGTCCGAAGGGACAAGTGACTCGGGCTCAGGAGGCGGAGGAGAACTACCTGGTCAAGCGGGAGTTGGCCACGGTCAAACAGCAGAGCGAGGAGGCCGGCGCTCAGCTGGAGCAGGCCAAGAAAACCATCAGGCAGCTTCAGCAACAGCCGCAAGCGGTAAGGACGGCCACCGGGCGGCGCCGCTGCGGACGAGAGCCCACCCAGACTTAAGTGGTGCCTGTGCCAATATGTCAAGCGGGGTGAAAACatactgatttttttgttttatgtgacagACACTTATTGATGCCGTGCTTACATTGTTTTTACTTGCCTATTATCACTGGGAATCACTGACTTAGGAGGTAGAATTGAACATTGCATTTCTACCTCTTAAACTGCGGAAACGGCtcaattgtttttaactttaactTAACATTGCATTTCAACAACTTTAAGAACTGCTTctttttaagcatttatttgagtacaatttgtatttattccacgtacaatacatttgaattgaatcatgaATTAAGttcagttattttattttgcaatatttAAACGCAGTGTCAATGGTCAAACTGTTGCCGTGGCAATTCACTTGATTTCATACCAATCAATTGATGGGACCTTTTAATGtcggtcattatggtggtacttggtggaaaaggtttgaccctaaccctaaatctATCACAAACTATGCACCCAAATCACTTGAATTTGATTTCAAACTCATTGTACagcattacccttaaaaataaatggcatacAGATATTGCAGTCGCAACCTGTGAAAATAGCAATTGTCATGCAATAACGAGGCCGCCGTCGATTCTTAGCTTGAGCATGTCGACGGCCACACAGCAgaccaaaaacatacacatgcagCAAAGACTCTCTGTAATCTCCGCTAACAACCCTGGCTACATTTGGTGAGGGTGGGGAAATGACGACTGTCGCTGCGTGTGAACGCACTCATGAAGTCCCACGTGGACACGCGTGTAGAACGTCTTGTTCTACACTCACAAATGTCTTCACACCCAACACATCTGCTCTCGTGACATAATCATGTTTAATTTTTAATCCCAGCGCATGTTTTACATAATGTGAAATCTGGATGATTTATTCATGCAGCAGGCAACAAGATAGCACCATTTTCGTTGCTCCTATTAAACCACCAACGCTCTTAAGCGCCTTGAAATGGATTTCAGATGGATTCGTTAAGATGTGAAAACAGGGCTGGGGAAACTTTTGTATTTCGTTTTTAAAtgggacagatgggccaggtcacaGATGATGATATACAGCAGGTGCGTCAAACTCact carries:
- the evi5b gene encoding EVI5-like protein isoform X5, which translates into the protein MASQVAPPTSLPTSASSPSLSSPSSPPHLSPDDVELLAKLEEQNRLLETDSKSLRSNGSRRNSGSSLVSSSSASSNLSHLEEDSWILWGRIVNEWEDVRKKKEKQLKDLVRKGIPHHFRAIVWQLLCNAQNMAIKDQYSDLLKMTSPCEKLIRRDIARTYPEHDFFKEKDSLGQEVLFNVMKAYSLVDREVGYCQGSAFIVGLLLMQMPEEEAFCVFVKLMQDYRLRELFKPSMAELGLCMYQFESMIQEDLPELHVHFQAQSFHTSMYASSWFLTIFLTSFPLPVATRIFDIFMCEGLEIVFRVGLAILQMNQAELIQLDMEGMLQHFQKVVPRQLDSGPDKVIQAAYQFKYNAKKMKKLEKEYTTIKTKEMEEQVEIKRLRTENRLLKQRIDTLEKESASLADRLIQGQVTRAQEAEENYLVKRELATVKQQSEEAGAQLEQAKKTIRQLQQQPQAKGALRCSEEALLQLERELVQARLKEAESQCALKEMQDKILDMEKRNTSLPDDTNVVRLQEELMAVTVREAEALTGLKELRQQVRDLEDHWQRHLARTSGRWRESPKKNTLSELQEELMSVRLREAEAQAEMRESRQRMLELETQNQIHGNQLRRAEQEARSLQERVQTLTSQNKDLHSQLQDIKRRQAERECESKEEVMAVRLREADNMAAMAELQQQISELEIQKEEGKVQGQLNHSDSNQYIRELKDQIQELKHEICCLKGQRGVSSKPAAFDGIRIINHYAHHRRHREDPHDDGPYLSSDEDAAEGGGRVVLHPKLGGTDSEDEDEEEEDGEALRLSVPAAANVGNRRSTAV